A genome region from Nicotiana tabacum cultivar K326 chromosome 13, ASM71507v2, whole genome shotgun sequence includes the following:
- the LOC107804215 gene encoding lanC-like protein GCL1: MSSSVVQFASQENNSNSSNHQHEDGNERLDSDHHNHPTAHNISLPSETFLQAAISLKDQVVDMTWKGNGRSAGGVTDPTVYTGLLGTAFTCLRSYEATGDRKDLELCSEIVDACAELARTVTRHVTFLCGRGGVYALGAVAANYCGDQHKRVLYLNHFFEVAQERALPVGPEDGGFGMSYDLLYGRAGFLWAALFIRKYLGAETVPDEYLMPVVEAILAGGRAGATDNPACPLMYRWHGTRYWGAAHGLAGILHVLLHFPLSQEDIEDVKETLRYMMSNRFPHSGNYPVSEGNPRDKLVQWSHGATGITITMCKASEVLSNDREFRDAAIEGGEVVWKNGLVKKVGLADGASGIAYAFLSLFRLTGESIYEERARAFASCLYHNARTIMNERHHNEADHSYSLFQGLGGVACFLFDLLTPENSRFPGYEL; the protein is encoded by the exons ATGTCGTCTTCGGTAGTGCAGTTTGCTTCACAGGAAAACAATAGTAATAGTAGTAATCATCAACATGAAGATGGAAATGAACGGCTTGATTCTGATCACCATAACCATCCTACGGCTCACAATATTTCCCTTCCTTCTGAAACTTTTCTCCAAGCTGCCATCTCTCTTAAAGACCAG GTAGTAGACATGACATGGAAAGGAAATGGAAGGAGTGCCGGTGGTGTGACGGATCCGACGGTATATACAGGTTTGTTAGGAACGGCGTTTACCTGCCTGAGGTCGTACGAGGCTACCGGTGATCGGAAAGACTTGGAATTGTGCTCAGAGATAGTTGACGCGTGTGCAGAACTTGCACGTACTGTCACGAG GCATGTGACTTTCCTGTGTGGAAGAGGAGGGGTATATGCTCTTGGAGCTGTTGCAGCTAACTATTGTGGGGACCAACACAAGAGAGTGTTGTATTTGAACCATTTCTTTGAG GTGGCACAGGAGAGAGCCCTTCCTGTTGGACCTGAAGATGGAGGTTTTGGAATGTCATATGACCTCCTTTACGGACGAGCTGGCTTCTTGTGGGCAGCATTGTTTATCAGGAAGTACTTAGGGGCGGAGACAGTGCCAGATGAATACCTTATGCCTGTTGTTGAAGCTATATTAGCAGGAGGGAGAGCAGGGGCAACTGATAACCCAGCCTGCCCGCTGATGTATAGATGGCATGGGACAAGATATTGGGGCGCAGCTCACGGGCTTGCTGGTATTCTGCATGTATTACTTCATTTTCCGCTCTCTCAAGAAGATATCGAAGATGTTAAGGAGACCTTAAGGTACATGATGAGCAACAGGTTTCCCCACAGTGGTAATTATCCTGTCAGTGAAGGGAATCCAAGAGACAAGCTGGTCCAATGGTCCCATGGTGCTACCGGCATCACCATTACTATGTGCAAAGCATCGGAG GTACTGTCAAATGATAGGGAGTTTCGTGATGCTGCCATAGAAGGTGGAGAGGTAGTGTGGAAAAACGGCTTGGTGAAGAAAGTAGGACTTGCTGATGGTGCATCTGGAATTGCTTACGCCTTCCTTTCACTCTTCCGTCTAACTGGGGAAAGCATATATGAAGAAAGAGCAAGAGCTTTTGCAAGTTGCTTATATCACAATGCGAGGACGATCATGAATGAAAGGCATCATAATGAAGCAGATCATTCCTACTCTCTTTTCCAAGGATTAGGTGGCGTCGCTTGCTTCTTGTTCGACTTGCTTACGCCTGAAAATTCCAGGTTCCCAGGCTATGAACTCTAA